TGGCCGGTCGACTTCACGACGCGCAGGTGGCGCTTGATGAAGTCGAAGTCGAATCGCTCCAGCAGACCGATGAACGCGCCGTTGACGAACGACGTCGAGACCGCGTCGACGCCCGCGAACGACACGGTCGCCACCTCGCCGCGCGCGAGGACCGGCGCGATCAGATCGTGGATCGCGGCGCCGTCGTCGTAGGTGTAGGCGCGCGGCGCGTGTGTCAGAACGTCGATGGACATGCGGGCCACGTCGTCGCCGGGGTGGTGCGGACAATAAAAAAGGCAATGCCCGGCCGGAACCGTTCAAAGCCTCCTCTATCAGATTCGTCGCGGGGCGGGCGAAAGTCAACGACCGGATCGACCCGTCGGTCGTTTCCCTGTGAACGGCGCGACGCCGCACACCCATAGGTTGCCTCCGTCGACCCGCCGGCTTAGAAGCGGGGCGTCGGGGACGAAAATCGGCTCCATGCCGTGTGAGCGCGGGGCAGCGCCGTCCGTGCTCCTATATCCCCGGCGCCTACTTCTTTGCCTTGCGCGAGTCTCGTGGCGGTCCGTCGAGAAGGCGCGCGACGAGGCCGTCGATCCGTTCGGCAACGCCGGCTTCGGTCAACGCGTCACGGATCGCTTTCCGGGCGCGCACAAAAGGTGCTCCGTCGGCGATCTCGACCGCATGCGCAATCCCCTCCGCTTCGTCGGCCGCACGCGCGAGCGCTACATGCGTCGCATTCCGCACGTCGAATCGATCGAAATCCAACGCAAATATCACCTTATCGAAGTCACGCGCGCCCCACTGGCCGCGACTCTGCAAATGCTCGACCCTCTGGCGAGCTTCGTCACTATTGAGGATTGCGCACAAATATCGCCCCGCTTGGACCGAATCCGTCGCCATCCAATAGAGTTTATGATCGATTACAGCAGTGGGGTCGTTGATCAAGCA
The genomic region above belongs to Rhodospirillales bacterium and contains:
- a CDS encoding STAS-like domain-containing protein is translated as MSIDVLTHAPRAYTYDDGAAIHDLIAPVLARGEVATVSFAGVDAVSTSFVNGAFIGLLERFDFDFIKRHLRVVKSTGQINRTIKERFAFEAGRCRPTPGAAA